The Treponema phagedenis DNA segment ATGGATATATCAGGATATGAAATTTTTTGGAAAGAAACTTTAAAGCAGCTAAAAGAAGAACTTAATCAAGGTGAATTTAATATGTGGTTTATTCAAATTGACTTTAACTCAAGTTCAGATGATAGTATTGAAATTTCCGTACCTTCAGATTTTTTCAGAAAAGAATTTAGTCAAAAATATCAAAAAAAGCTTGAAAATAAATTTTTAGAAATATCTGGACATGAAATTTCACTTCAGTATGTTATAAAAAAACCTAAACTTACAAATTCTGCTAACAAATCAATTATTCCTGAAAAAAAAGAAGAAAAGAGGGAAGAAAGAAAAGAAAAACCTCAAAAGATAAAAAATTCTCACCCTGCTTTAAAGGATAATTATACATTTGATAATTTTGTTGCAGGTGAAGATTTAAAATTTACTCAAAATGCGGCACTTTCCGTCGCAAAATTTCCCGGAAAAAACTACAATCCCTTGCTCATTTTGGGCGGTGTAGGCTTGGGAAAAACGCATTTAATGCAAGCTATCGGAAATGAGATTTATAGGACAACTGACTTAAATATTATTTATGTAACTGCAGAAAGTTTCAGTAACGAATTTATTTCCGCTCTTGGAAGTAAAAAAACCCAAGAATTCAAAAATAAATACAGAAAAGCCGATGTACTTTTAATTGACGACATTCATTTTTTTCAGAATAAAGACGGTTTACAGGAAGAGCTTTTTCATACTTTCAATGCATTATATGAAAGCGGTAGACAA contains these protein-coding regions:
- the dnaA gene encoding chromosomal replication initiator protein DnaA; translation: MDISGYEIFWKETLKQLKEELNQGEFNMWFIQIDFNSSSDDSIEISVPSDFFRKEFSQKYQKKLENKFLEISGHEISLQYVIKKPKLTNSANKSIIPEKKEEKREERKEKPQKIKNSHPALKDNYTFDNFVAGEDLKFTQNAALSVAKFPGKNYNPLLILGGVGLGKTHLMQAIGNEIYRTTDLNIIYVTAESFSNEFISALGSKKTQEFKNKYRKADVLLIDDIHFFQNKDGLQEELFHTFNALYESGRQIVFTCDRPIKELKNFSERLKSRCTRGLNVDLTMPSFETRCAILIKKLEIYNKSNPDKNIKISDEIIHLIAQNVFSNVRDLEGCLTKIIAFTEISGEVTIDIIPDLLKDFFYLPKPKNVSVDIILRVVAEDFNISYVDLKSKKRTKTIAYPRQIAMYLARQMTELSTTELGIEFGGRDHTTIIHGVEKIENEILINPSLQANLNSLKNTISELSKK